In one window of Erythrolamprus reginae isolate rEryReg1 chromosome 1, rEryReg1.hap1, whole genome shotgun sequence DNA:
- the PLA2G7 gene encoding platelet-activating factor acetylhydrolase isoform X1 — protein MGIPEGKGPYSVGCTDLMTGNGTQGTFLRLYYPSQNDTNSEATKWIPNKEYYSGLSSFVSMYWIVEEIILANYFDSVTAPAKWNAKFKTGEKYPLIIFSHGLGGFRTIYSAICIEMASQGFVVASVEHRDQSSAATYYYKEIPPVGGKRKHPALYKMWMYYRKLKPNENEYLMRRKQVKKRAAECIRALDLLLEINSGKPAKNILPLNFNWSLLKDSIDLQKIAAMGHSFGAATVIETLSKDTRFKCGVALDAWMFPLSEKVYPNVHQPLLFINSEKYQWASNILEMKKLNYKGRERKMITIKGSVHKSFPDFTFLIGNEFGKTLKLRGDIDPQTAIDISNKASLAFLQQHLGLGKDFDQWNPLLNGKGPNVIRDTNVDLTPGATQ, from the exons ATGGGAATTCCTGAAGGGAAAGGCCCTTATTCTGTGGGATGTACAGACCTCATGACTGGTAATGGTACTCAG GGGACATTTTTGCGTCTGTATTATCCTTCCCAAAATGATACGAATTCTGAAGCTACAAAATGGATTCCCAATAAAGAATATTATTCTGGACTCTCTAGTTTTGTTAGCATGTATTGGATAGTAGAGGAGATCATTCTAGCAAATTATTTTG ACTCAGTTACAGCTCCTGCAAAATGGAATGCTAAATTCAAGACTGGAGAAAAATATCCCCTAATTATTTTTTCCCATGGACTTGGAGGATTTAG GACGATATATTCTGCGATTTGCATTGAAATGGCATCTCAGGGGTTTGTTGTTGCTTCTGTGGAGCATAG AGACCAGTCCTCTGCAGCTACATATTACTATAAAGAAATCCCCCCTGTAGGAGGCAAAAGAAAACACCCAGCATTATACAAGATGTGGATGTACTATAGAAAACTAAAACCAAATGAAAATGAATATTTGATGAGGCGGAAACAG GTAAAGAAAAGGGCAGCTGAATGCATTAGAGCTCTTGACCTTTTGCTTGAAATTAATTCTGGAAAACCCGCCAAGAACATTTTGCCTTTAAATTTCAACTGGAGTCTTTTAAAG GATTCTATTGACTTACAGAAGATAGCAGCAATGGGGCATTCTTTTGGTGCTGCCACAGTCATAGAAACACTTAGCAAAGATACACGATTCAA ATGCGGTGTTGCTCTTGATGCGTGGATGTTTCCCCTATCTGAAAAAGTATATCCTAACGTGCACCAACCATTGCTGTTTATTAATTCAGAAAAATACCAGTGGGCTTCAAATATCCTAGAGATGAAGAAACTTAACtacaaaggcagagaaagaaaaatgataacTATTAA AGGATCGGTACATAAGAGTTTTCCTGACTTTACATTCCTTATTGGAAACGAATTTGGGAAGACTTTGAAACTTAGAGGAGATATAGATCCACAAACAGCTATTGATATTAGCAACAAAGCTTCACTGGCCTTCTTACAACAGCATTTGG GTCTTGGTAAAGATTTTGACCAATGGAACCCTCTTTTAAATGGCAAAGGACCTAATGTCATTCGAGACACCAATGTTGACCTAACTCCAGGAGCAACTCAGTGA
- the PLA2G7 gene encoding platelet-activating factor acetylhydrolase isoform X2: MYWIVEEIILANYFDSVTAPAKWNAKFKTGEKYPLIIFSHGLGGFRTIYSAICIEMASQGFVVASVEHRDQSSAATYYYKEIPPVGGKRKHPALYKMWMYYRKLKPNENEYLMRRKQVKKRAAECIRALDLLLEINSGKPAKNILPLNFNWSLLKDSIDLQKIAAMGHSFGAATVIETLSKDTRFKCGVALDAWMFPLSEKVYPNVHQPLLFINSEKYQWASNILEMKKLNYKGRERKMITIKGSVHKSFPDFTFLIGNEFGKTLKLRGDIDPQTAIDISNKASLAFLQQHLGLGKDFDQWNPLLNGKGPNVIRDTNVDLTPGATQ; this comes from the exons ATGTATTGGATAGTAGAGGAGATCATTCTAGCAAATTATTTTG ACTCAGTTACAGCTCCTGCAAAATGGAATGCTAAATTCAAGACTGGAGAAAAATATCCCCTAATTATTTTTTCCCATGGACTTGGAGGATTTAG GACGATATATTCTGCGATTTGCATTGAAATGGCATCTCAGGGGTTTGTTGTTGCTTCTGTGGAGCATAG AGACCAGTCCTCTGCAGCTACATATTACTATAAAGAAATCCCCCCTGTAGGAGGCAAAAGAAAACACCCAGCATTATACAAGATGTGGATGTACTATAGAAAACTAAAACCAAATGAAAATGAATATTTGATGAGGCGGAAACAG GTAAAGAAAAGGGCAGCTGAATGCATTAGAGCTCTTGACCTTTTGCTTGAAATTAATTCTGGAAAACCCGCCAAGAACATTTTGCCTTTAAATTTCAACTGGAGTCTTTTAAAG GATTCTATTGACTTACAGAAGATAGCAGCAATGGGGCATTCTTTTGGTGCTGCCACAGTCATAGAAACACTTAGCAAAGATACACGATTCAA ATGCGGTGTTGCTCTTGATGCGTGGATGTTTCCCCTATCTGAAAAAGTATATCCTAACGTGCACCAACCATTGCTGTTTATTAATTCAGAAAAATACCAGTGGGCTTCAAATATCCTAGAGATGAAGAAACTTAACtacaaaggcagagaaagaaaaatgataacTATTAA AGGATCGGTACATAAGAGTTTTCCTGACTTTACATTCCTTATTGGAAACGAATTTGGGAAGACTTTGAAACTTAGAGGAGATATAGATCCACAAACAGCTATTGATATTAGCAACAAAGCTTCACTGGCCTTCTTACAACAGCATTTGG GTCTTGGTAAAGATTTTGACCAATGGAACCCTCTTTTAAATGGCAAAGGACCTAATGTCATTCGAGACACCAATGTTGACCTAACTCCAGGAGCAACTCAGTGA